From Draconibacterium halophilum, one genomic window encodes:
- a CDS encoding peptidase U32 family protein: protein MERRDVEIMAPVGSYESLMAAIQGGAGSVYFGVENLNMRSRSSNNFNLDDLRKIVRVATGNKVKTYLTMNVEIFDGELDKMHEVINAAKEAGVSAVIAADVSVIQYARSVNLEVHISTQVNITNIEAVKFYSNFADVVVLAREMNLGRVWEISDQIKKQNITGPNGELIKIEMFVHGALCMATSGKCYLSLHEMNSSANRGACLQTCRRAYTVTDKETGAELEIDNEYIMSPKDLKTVHFLNKILDSGVSVLKIEGRARSPEYVKTVVQCYREAVDAYFDESFTDEKVEDWNERLTSVFNRGFWDGYYLGQRLGEWSNNYGSRASKRKLYIGKCTNYFKKIGVAEFKLETNNLKVGDEIIITGPTTGVFQTSVNEIRFELKPVDEGLKGQRISVPIDAVTRRADKLFKVVDASQVKERK from the coding sequence GGCCGCCATTCAGGGAGGAGCCGGATCGGTGTATTTTGGTGTTGAAAATCTCAACATGCGTTCGCGCTCGTCCAATAATTTTAATCTCGACGACCTGCGTAAAATTGTGCGTGTTGCCACCGGGAATAAGGTAAAAACTTACCTTACCATGAATGTGGAAATTTTTGATGGCGAATTGGATAAAATGCACGAAGTTATTAATGCCGCTAAAGAAGCAGGAGTTTCAGCAGTTATTGCAGCCGATGTTTCGGTAATTCAATACGCCCGTTCGGTTAACCTTGAAGTGCATATTTCAACACAGGTAAATATTACCAACATTGAAGCTGTAAAATTTTACTCCAATTTTGCCGATGTAGTGGTGCTGGCTCGTGAGATGAACCTGGGGCGGGTATGGGAGATCAGCGACCAGATAAAAAAGCAAAATATTACCGGACCAAACGGCGAGTTGATAAAAATTGAAATGTTTGTGCACGGTGCTTTGTGTATGGCTACCAGCGGTAAATGTTACCTTAGTTTGCACGAAATGAACTCGTCGGCAAATCGTGGTGCCTGTTTGCAAACCTGTAGGCGGGCTTATACGGTAACCGATAAAGAAACCGGTGCCGAGCTGGAGATCGACAACGAATACATCATGTCGCCAAAAGATTTGAAAACCGTTCATTTCCTGAATAAAATACTCGATTCGGGCGTATCGGTGCTTAAAATTGAAGGGCGTGCCCGTTCTCCCGAATACGTTAAAACCGTTGTGCAGTGTTACCGCGAGGCGGTTGATGCTTATTTCGACGAATCGTTTACCGACGAGAAAGTGGAAGACTGGAACGAGAGATTAACATCGGTTTTTAATCGTGGATTTTGGGATGGTTATTACCTCGGCCAGCGATTGGGCGAGTGGAGTAATAACTATGGTTCGAGAGCAAGTAAACGCAAGTTGTACATCGGGAAATGTACCAACTATTTCAAAAAAATAGGTGTTGCCGAATTTAAACTGGAAACAAACAACCTGAAAGTAGGAGATGAGATAATAATTACCGGCCCTACAACAGGAGTATTTCAAACAAGTGTTAATGAAATTCGCTTCGAATTAAAGCCCGTTGATGAAGGTTTAAAAGGGCAACGAATTTCTGTACCCATTGATGCTGTAACACGCAGAGCCGATAAGCTCTTTAAAGTAGTTGATGCCTCACAGGTAAAAGAAAGGAAATAG
- a CDS encoding outer membrane beta-barrel protein, with product MRKLVFIFMLLLAAPFSVQAQLIGFRLAANSGMLISEFGTSDVPHPDALFVSPATSSEKFTPQLSAGVEGEILFQVTEKTYFGVEFDYSHLKGFNDDPPYFNYFLTPYFSPHYQDEFMISPLEYNTRLFNLAVNYKYYFMPDKTFTPFVKLTGVVVFVRTDLSYRELPDPDLEWDVLYSRGTKNSEQDSWPAFHFGGGIGFDYAISDRLLFEVDGTCTVLNSGIIDGVPNFTYVQEEGVDLLRYNRRLSLTTQISAGLVYLFEIGDGRGRGSGGRVDPNLPFYRNKN from the coding sequence GTGAGAAAATTGGTTTTCATTTTTATGTTGCTTCTTGCTGCGCCCTTTTCTGTTCAAGCTCAGTTGATTGGATTCAGACTGGCAGCTAATTCCGGCATGTTAATTTCCGAATTCGGAACTTCCGACGTGCCACATCCTGATGCTTTATTCGTTTCTCCGGCTACCAGCAGCGAAAAATTTACACCGCAACTTTCGGCTGGTGTCGAAGGCGAAATTTTATTTCAGGTTACCGAAAAAACATATTTTGGCGTAGAGTTCGATTATTCTCATTTGAAGGGTTTTAATGATGATCCTCCCTATTTTAACTATTTTCTTACCCCTTATTTTTCTCCCCATTATCAGGATGAGTTTATGATTTCTCCGCTTGAGTATAACACGCGCTTATTTAACCTGGCTGTTAACTACAAATACTACTTTATGCCCGATAAAACCTTCACGCCTTTTGTAAAACTTACCGGTGTTGTGGTATTTGTAAGAACGGATTTAAGCTATCGGGAATTACCGGATCCGGATTTGGAGTGGGATGTGTTGTATTCACGAGGAACAAAGAATAGCGAGCAAGACAGCTGGCCGGCATTTCATTTTGGCGGCGGAATTGGTTTTGATTATGCCATTAGCGACAGATTGCTATTTGAAGTAGATGGAACCTGCACCGTTTTAAATTCCGGAATAATCGACGGAGTTCCTAATTTTACGTATGTACAGGAAGAAGGTGTTGATTTATTGCGATACAACCGGCGCCTGTCGTTAACAACGCAGATAAGTGCAGGCTTGGTATACTTATTTGAAATTGGCGATGGAAGAGGACGTGGAAGCGGCGGAAGAGTTGATCCGAATTTGCCATTCTACAGAAACAAAAATTAG